TTAGTTCCATAAGGTGTTTGCTATTTTGCGAAAACATTGGGAAGAATAACATTACTTTCAAATACACCATTAACAACATACCGCAGCTGCAGGAGCTCTTCCAAGTCCAGCAGTGCAATGCACATAAGTGACACCTCCATTTCGATTTATGGCTTTATATAATTTGCTAACAACAACAGGAAGCCGGAGACGTAGGTCATATGAATCAAAGTCCCTGCAACATCAGACATTAGCAGGCTGCATGTATGAAGCAACTATATATGAATGTGTCATGTGTCCTAATGTGCGTGCACATACAGACTctccacagagagagagagagagagagagagagagagagagagagagagagagatgatatAGTAATATGCAATGGAAATAAAAACCTGTAAGTGAAAGTTTATAAACTGGTTATTGATATTGTTCTCCAAACAGAGCAACAACAAAAAAGATCATTCAATATAATTGTCACAGAATTGGGAAATAGAAACTGAAGTTAACTGCTTCAGAAATTCATTCTAGAAAAAGAACAAGAATAAGAGAAACACcaataatttttcaaataaCGAACCTTATTTCAGCACGCAAGTGTTCAATGTCATCAAATGTGTTGGCATACTCTCGAATGTCACCGATGTCAACACTAAAATATCTGGAAGTTCTAATTAAGGAAATTGTAGTTTAATTTTCTTCTAACTAAAATTATATTGTCACAGTTACCCCAAATGGCAAACACATTACACATATTACCTCATGCCTAATGAAGTGAACCAAGTGAACATACTTTTTTCCTGTAATGAGTTCTATATGTCAAAAGAAAACTTTGAAGACAACATATTCAGGATACTCCAAATCTGAATCTTGTTGCAAGCAAAAAATGGTCTTCACGCCGATGCTTCGAAGTTTGTCAACATCTTTAGGTGTCTGGTTataagtaaaataaaaatactcAGTCTAGGAAGCTTTAACAATGGATAAAAGTTGTTCATATGgccagtaaaaaaaaaaaaggatcacCTGTAGGCAAGACCCCACAATCAGATCTGGACGTATGAAGTCGTAGTTCATACCTAGCTCATGCCTATAGGTCAAGACTGCATCAAGATTATATGAGAAATTGTTAGCTACAatgacaaaaacaaagtaacaataaaaatttaccattggaagaaatcaatctAAATTTTAGACACTGCACACCCTCTAATCCATATTGCCAACACTCAAAAATCTTACATTGTCATATCTGGTTTCTCAGTATATCGAGTCATGCCTATGAAAATTTTAAGCATTTAAGggcctgtttggtatcctatttgaaaattttatcatttctcaaaacatttcttaagaatatttcttgaaaaaaatttctttaagattaaaaaaggtgattggtttgcgatttaaaaattttaaatcttacaacttaaactagacaaagagatctaaaaagagggtcgcaagagagggagaaagaggagaggaggaaagaaagtaagatatgattgaaggaaagagaaagaagggagAGGATCGGATGAGATAGAAaggaagaggagtgagagaaagaaccaagagaatgaagatagcggattggaggagagacgaaaaaggtaaaaaaaagaggaaagagaaggaagaaaagagagagatatattTGGAGTGGGAGGGGAGGagtgagagaaaagaaatgagtgagtttaagtttaaaaactctaaaaacttactttttatgtttttagagaatagactATATAttttagttagtcttgagttcagtttttgaaaatagtcctaccaaacaagtttttaaggcctaaaacttgaaaattgttttcgaatttaaaaagttggatctaagtagagtaccaaacagGCCCTAACTTACCAGCACCCATGGCTTCTGTCATGTTATTACTATATATCTCAGACTTTTCCTCTTTCGCTTCAGCACCACTCGTCTCAGCACTAGAGGTGGAACCAGAAATTGCCTACAGAGTCACACCAAGTAGCATGATCGACGACAGATACAAGACAACACGTCTCAAAAATTGAACAACCAATCGAATTAAGGCATGCATGCTGCTCATCCCAATTACTCTACAAAAACACACACAGATCCACAGAAACTACTTAACATAATTGGGCCATCacagacaaatgatattatGTCAAATGAACGGTGTCTATGACTTCGCCCTGTTGATGTTTAATAATGCACATAGTTCATACCCGATCAAGTACTACTGCCATAACTTGGAGGTACAAATTTTGGTGCAAACGCTTAAACCGTATGCGGGTTAATTTCATAGCGCATCGACCATGAGTCCATTATCTACTTCTCCTAAACCATAACAATTCACCACTTACTTTAGCAGCGTAAACCAGTAACAACAGGCTGTTAACTACACTTATTCAAATTATCTTCTCACAAACACCAAACACCAAACTCCGAATTCGGAAAATGATACAGCTGAAGTAATCTCAATTACAAATGACACAAAATACATACATAACTATTAGTCTACTTCCATCTCCCATACTCAAACTTTCATTAACACGAGAAAAAACAAATTACCCAAAAAAGAAACCAAGCCAATAGAGTAAAAAACAAGAGATCCAAGCATGAAAATATCacacaaattttcaaaaaccTTAATCTACCTTCACAGCCATGCTTCTGGGTAGATCGATGCAGCTCATCGTTCCCTGCATTTGAGCGAGAGAAGTTCATAAAATCTGCAAAACATTTCACACCACGCATGCATACGCAGATTATAAGTAATGGAGATAGATGAGCATACCAGAGTTGCGATAAAGAAGGAAGGCCTCCTCGTGGGATTGCTTCCGAAGCTCCGGAGAGGAAAAACAGAGGATCtgaaatttgaaggaaaagaaaaaaaagatcaatTAATTGGTAAAGAAAATTAGTGAATGTTAACGGAATATGTGCGTAGGAAATGGATGAGAGACCCTGTCAGATTCTGGAGACAATTCATCTCTGATCACAGGAATAAAAAGATAGATCTTCTTtcgagcagagagagagagagagctcagtGTTGAAAATGAGGATATTTTGTTGGGTTTAGTTTATATCAGACGTTTGATTGGTGGAATAAAAAGGGATCACCTTTTCGGAGATTCTCAAAAATGCCACTATCTAAAAATGAAACGTCGATATGTGAAACAAAGTAGAGACTGTTGCAGTAACAAATTTGCATGAACGGTCCCCGTTTTTAGATGAGACTGGAAGCAACTTTTGCATTTTTCCTTTGACAAAAGCAATTGCCATGTGTTACTGTTCACATGAAATACCAAAACTATTAAATGTCTCCGTTTTTTGTGTAAAATTTGACGCATGAGGTTTGTAAAAGCAAAAAGGACTAGATTAACACACTTTGACTCCGATAATCCTCAAATTAAAGGTGGAGATGCGTTGGCCATCATCAAAATGGTGACGGAGCTATAAGTAATAAttataaacaattaaattatCATGCACGAAAAGTCGACTACAACAACCTTCCCATTTGGGTACACGGTAGAATTTAACCTTATTATTACAAGTCACATCATGTTCAGAGCATCGTAGTACATGCAACAACGCAAACAATATGTGTTGTGCAAGCATAACCGAAAGTTTGGCTATGATTTATTACAACTAGATAAATAAAAGACAGAAGTAGAATCACCCTACCTCATAGGAGGAATGCGCTACTGCCAAGCCCACTCGTCGTTGTTACTACCACCTTTGCCTCACTAGGTTCTGAGGGGCTAAAAACAAAATGCGAGTGgatcataatcatttatctAATTAAATTCATTTGAAAGCACTAATTCCGGTTTTAGAAAACTCGTATAGTTTATAGCTACATACTAGTATCTACTACAATATATAGTTGAGAAATGCATGCCAATCACACATTAGAAATCATACCTGAGAAACTGCAATAGATTACTAGCATCTACTAGTGCGAGTACATGCATCTGTGTGTACACAAACGTCTACTTGTGTATTGTTAGCATCTACTAGCTAATAAATTTACTAGTGTCTAATAATACTATAAACACGAAAATTCCTGTaacgaatgaaacgagaacatgtgtacaaagtagatttgtattgatgaattgtagggttacaat
Above is a window of Malus sylvestris chromosome 15, drMalSylv7.2, whole genome shotgun sequence DNA encoding:
- the LOC126605447 gene encoding phosphoglucan phosphatase DSP4, amyloplastic — protein: MNCLQNLTGSSVFPLRSFGSNPTRRPSFFIATLGTMSCIDLPRSMAVKAISGSTSSAETSGAEAKEEKSEIYSNNMTEAMGAVLTYRHELGMNYDFIRPDLIVGSCLQTPKDVDKLRSIGVKTIFCLQQDSDLEYFSVDIGDIREYANTFDDIEHLRAEIRDFDSYDLRLRLPVVVSKLYKAINRNGGVTYVHCTAGLGRAPAAALAYMFWVQGYKLTDAVNLLLSKRACFPKLDAIKNATADILTSMTKRVVTLTWGGDNCSTVEISGLDIGWGQRIPLEFNKEQGSWILKRELPEGRYEYKYVIDGGWTHNKHEPFTSPNKDGHVNNYVHVVEDDPNSESAAIRKRMTGDDPHLTTKERLKIRRFLESCPSDE